One region of Collinsella aerofaciens ATCC 25986 genomic DNA includes:
- a CDS encoding heparan-alpha-glucosaminide N-acetyltransferase has protein sequence MQKRITIFDTVRGFTMISMAGFHACYDLAYLYDWDMPWFTQTVFQDIWRASISWVFLFIAGWMCTLSRNNIKRAAKYALAALVVWLATTLVSVDDSVNFGIIYCMAACTGIVALTDPVLKKISARWGMSLCLVLFALTWSIPKTTYPVPYLAWLGFPSPGFISGDYYPIIPFIFMYLAGYFAAHIAQGIDKTVPSWAYANPIPALASLGRHALPFYLLHQPIILGFLELVYSV, from the coding sequence ATGCAAAAACGCATCACCATCTTTGATACCGTCCGCGGGTTTACGATGATTTCAATGGCAGGTTTTCACGCTTGCTACGATCTCGCCTACCTGTACGACTGGGATATGCCCTGGTTTACCCAGACCGTCTTTCAAGACATCTGGCGCGCCAGCATCAGCTGGGTATTTTTGTTTATCGCGGGTTGGATGTGCACCCTTTCGCGCAACAATATCAAACGTGCCGCCAAATACGCCTTAGCAGCACTCGTCGTCTGGCTGGCAACAACACTTGTCTCAGTCGACGATTCGGTTAATTTTGGCATCATCTACTGCATGGCCGCATGTACCGGCATCGTGGCGTTGACCGATCCCGTCCTTAAGAAGATTTCGGCGAGATGGGGCATGTCCCTATGCCTTGTGTTGTTCGCCCTCACCTGGAGCATCCCCAAAACGACCTACCCTGTCCCATACCTGGCGTGGCTAGGATTTCCGAGCCCTGGATTTATCTCAGGTGATTACTACCCCATCATCCCGTTTATCTTTATGTATCTTGCAGGATACTTCGCCGCACACATAGCGCAGGGAATCGATAAGACCGTCCCAAGCTGGGCCTACGCCAATCCCATCCCGGCGCTCGCCAGCCTTGGACGTCACGCACTCCCCTTTTATCTACTGCATCAGCCCATTATTCTGGGCTTTTTGGAGCTCGTCTACTCGGTGTGA
- the hflX gene encoding GTPase HflX: MARFPLVPTAPEPERAILVGVEWRDNAWPLDRSLDELERLAHTAGAQCVARLSQRLVKPYPKSFIGSGKVEELCGLVHRMDADVVIFDDDLTPSQQSYLEKAVGEPVKIIDRTALILDIFGLHAQTREGRLQVQLAQLQYLLPRLRGMWSHLAKEQTRGGIGSRFGQGESQLEVDRRLIRNKIAALRRELKQVEQRRDVQSKSRIESPAFRVALAGYTNAGKSTLLNRLTGSTVLSQDKLFATLDPTTRSYRLPGGRGMTITDTVGFIQKLPHGLVDAFKSTLSEVLGADLILKVVDASDEDYERQLEAVDRVLDEIGAGERLTLTVFNKIDLLDSVDRLSFRRRYPEAVLFSAQTGEGLDDLVDRIAREAAATDVLLSADIPYREGALITLVHEQGTLLHEEYLEGGVRIVAKLPARIAPRLKRYHTE; encoded by the coding sequence ATGGCCCGTTTCCCCCTTGTTCCCACGGCACCCGAGCCCGAGCGTGCCATATTAGTTGGTGTTGAGTGGCGCGACAATGCATGGCCGCTCGATCGTTCGCTTGACGAGCTTGAGCGCCTGGCCCATACGGCTGGCGCCCAGTGCGTGGCGCGTTTGTCACAGCGTCTGGTTAAGCCGTATCCAAAATCGTTTATCGGTTCCGGTAAGGTTGAAGAGCTGTGCGGCCTGGTGCATCGCATGGATGCCGATGTCGTTATTTTTGACGACGACCTGACGCCCTCGCAGCAATCCTATTTGGAGAAAGCCGTGGGCGAGCCGGTAAAGATTATCGATCGTACAGCACTGATCTTGGATATCTTTGGCCTGCATGCTCAGACGCGTGAGGGACGCCTACAGGTACAGCTGGCGCAGCTTCAATATCTGTTGCCTCGTCTGCGTGGCATGTGGAGCCATCTTGCCAAGGAGCAGACGCGCGGCGGCATCGGTTCGCGCTTTGGCCAGGGTGAAAGCCAGCTCGAGGTTGACCGTCGCTTGATTCGCAATAAGATTGCCGCGCTTCGTCGTGAGCTCAAGCAGGTTGAACAGCGTCGCGATGTCCAGTCCAAGAGCCGCATTGAGTCACCGGCGTTTCGCGTCGCGTTAGCCGGTTATACCAATGCCGGTAAATCGACGTTGCTCAATCGCCTGACCGGCTCTACGGTACTTTCGCAGGACAAGCTGTTTGCTACGCTCGACCCGACGACGCGTTCGTATCGCCTGCCCGGCGGTCGCGGCATGACGATTACTGATACCGTCGGCTTTATTCAAAAGCTGCCGCATGGTCTGGTCGATGCCTTTAAATCGACGCTGTCTGAGGTTCTTGGTGCCGATCTGATCCTTAAAGTTGTGGATGCCTCTGACGAGGACTACGAGCGCCAGCTCGAGGCAGTCGATCGCGTTCTTGACGAGATCGGTGCCGGCGAGCGTTTGACGCTTACGGTATTCAATAAAATCGATCTTCTCGATAGCGTTGATCGATTGAGTTTCCGTCGTCGCTATCCCGAGGCCGTGCTGTTCTCGGCCCAGACGGGCGAGGGACTCGACGATCTCGTCGACCGTATTGCTCGTGAGGCGGCTGCCACCGATGTGTTGCTCTCTGCTGATATCCCGTATCGCGAGGGCGCTCTCATCACGCTGGTGCATGAACAGGGAACCCTTTTGCACGAGGAATATCTTGAGGGCGGCGTTCGTATTGTTGCGAAGCTGCCGGCTCGTATCGCGCCGCGGCTCAAGCGTTATCACACCGAGTAG
- the miaA gene encoding tRNA (adenosine(37)-N6)-dimethylallyltransferase MiaA, whose protein sequence is MVSPGAGLSAVAIVGPTAVGKSDVADRLAARLSSEVLSCDAMQIYRGMDIGTAKMAPDECTAPLRLVDIVEPGVAYSAALYQADARAHVERLLGSGCLPVFCGGTGLYLKAALDEMDFPSGELEDDRRAGYQELAERIGEEELHALLAERDPESAAVIHPHNVRRVIRALEMHDDGISYAQQKSQFSVPREHYHALWFGLTRNREVLYERINLRVDLMFEQGLVDEVRGLMDQGLGDALTSMQAIGYKEIIDAFNGVMSMDEARELIKMRSRRYAKRQLSWFKRDDRIVWFDMDEFTIDKVVEDILHRIEAA, encoded by the coding sequence ATGGTTTCTCCCGGGGCAGGTCTTTCCGCCGTCGCGATCGTCGGTCCGACGGCGGTTGGTAAGAGTGATGTTGCCGACCGTTTGGCCGCTCGTCTTTCGTCCGAAGTGCTGTCGTGCGATGCGATGCAAATCTATCGCGGCATGGACATCGGTACCGCAAAGATGGCGCCCGATGAGTGTACGGCGCCGCTGCGTCTCGTCGACATTGTAGAGCCGGGTGTGGCATATTCTGCTGCGCTTTATCAGGCTGACGCTCGCGCGCATGTTGAACGTCTCCTTGGTTCGGGTTGCCTGCCGGTTTTTTGCGGAGGTACGGGGCTGTATCTCAAGGCCGCCCTCGATGAGATGGACTTTCCCTCGGGCGAACTTGAGGACGATCGCCGTGCGGGCTATCAGGAGCTTGCCGAGCGTATTGGTGAGGAAGAACTGCATGCCCTGCTTGCCGAGCGTGACCCCGAGTCCGCTGCGGTCATCCACCCCCATAATGTTCGCCGCGTGATTCGTGCGCTCGAAATGCACGATGATGGTATCTCCTATGCACAGCAAAAAAGTCAGTTTAGTGTTCCGCGCGAGCATTATCATGCTCTATGGTTTGGTCTGACGCGTAATCGCGAGGTTCTCTACGAGCGCATTAACCTACGTGTCGATCTGATGTTTGAACAGGGTCTTGTCGATGAGGTTCGCGGTCTGATGGACCAGGGGCTGGGAGATGCCCTGACGTCGATGCAGGCAATTGGCTATAAAGAGATTATCGATGCTTTTAATGGCGTGATGAGCATGGATGAGGCTCGCGAGCTCATTAAGATGCGTTCGCGTCGTTATGCCAAGCGTCAGCTTTCGTGGTTTAAGCGCGATGACCGTATCGTGTGGTTTGATATGGACGAGTTTACGATCGATAAGGTCGTTGAGGACATCCTGCATCGTATTGAGGCTGCCTAA
- the miaB gene encoding tRNA (N6-isopentenyl adenosine(37)-C2)-methylthiotransferase MiaB, whose protein sequence is MDQRSVRDILAGKTYFIRTFGCQMNQHDSERVSGLLDSYGCLMALDPAHADIVVFMTCCVREAADTRLYGQCNSCKSLPPSPSGKRVVAVGGCIAQRDGEGLLTNVDNVNVIFGTHSIAHVAELIAEAFLDGKRHIRTNEHEDTDAMSMPWHRETQYHAWVPIMTGCNNFCTYCIVPYVRGREKSRPFEEIVDEVTGLVRQGVREITLLGQNVNSYGRDLFGKPRFADLLRAVGDTGVERIFFTSSHPKDLLPETIDAMAETPAVMPQLHLAVQSGSTRILKEMNRRYTREDYLGLVDRIRNRMPDIALSTDIIVGFPGETEEDFEQTLSLAETVRYAQAYTFIYSKRAGTPAAEIDDPTPHEVILERFNRLVKVIETTAHEYNQGELHTVVPALIEGTSKKNDAVLLGKSPKNQTVHAPIPEGYSIDQLVGKIVDVDVDVAKTWYLSGSVVGEPR, encoded by the coding sequence ATGGACCAGCGTTCCGTACGCGATATTCTTGCCGGTAAAACCTACTTTATCCGCACCTTTGGCTGCCAGATGAATCAGCACGACTCCGAGCGTGTGAGCGGTCTGCTTGATTCGTATGGCTGCCTCATGGCGCTCGATCCCGCGCATGCCGATATCGTTGTCTTCATGACATGCTGCGTGCGCGAGGCCGCCGATACTCGCCTGTACGGTCAGTGCAATTCCTGCAAAAGCCTGCCGCCTTCGCCTTCGGGCAAGCGCGTGGTTGCCGTTGGTGGTTGCATCGCGCAGCGCGATGGCGAGGGCCTGCTCACCAACGTCGATAACGTCAATGTCATCTTTGGCACGCATTCCATCGCACATGTGGCCGAGCTCATTGCCGAGGCGTTCCTTGATGGTAAGCGTCATATCCGCACCAATGAGCATGAGGATACGGATGCCATGAGCATGCCGTGGCATCGCGAGACCCAGTATCACGCCTGGGTGCCCATCATGACGGGCTGCAATAATTTCTGCACCTATTGCATCGTGCCGTACGTGCGCGGTCGCGAAAAGAGCCGCCCCTTCGAGGAGATTGTCGACGAGGTGACCGGTTTGGTGCGCCAGGGCGTGCGTGAGATTACGCTGCTGGGCCAAAACGTTAACTCATATGGTCGCGATCTGTTTGGCAAGCCGCGTTTTGCCGATCTGCTGCGTGCCGTGGGCGATACGGGTGTGGAGCGCATCTTCTTTACGTCTTCGCATCCCAAGGATCTGCTGCCCGAGACCATCGACGCCATGGCCGAGACGCCTGCTGTTATGCCGCAGCTGCACCTGGCCGTCCAGTCAGGTTCGACGCGGATCCTCAAAGAGATGAATCGCCGTTATACACGCGAGGACTATTTGGGCCTGGTCGATCGCATTCGCAACCGTATGCCCGATATCGCACTCTCGACCGACATTATCGTTGGCTTCCCGGGCGAGACTGAAGAAGACTTTGAGCAGACGCTCTCGCTTGCCGAGACGGTTCGCTATGCCCAGGCCTATACCTTCATTTATTCCAAGCGCGCCGGTACCCCGGCCGCAGAGATTGACGATCCTACGCCGCATGAGGTTATTCTCGAGCGTTTCAACCGCCTGGTTAAGGTTATCGAGACCACGGCACACGAGTATAACCAGGGTGAGCTTCATACTGTGGTTCCGGCGCTCATTGAGGGAACGAGTAAAAAGAACGACGCGGTCCTGCTGGGCAAGAGTCCTAAGAATCAGACCGTTCATGCGCCCATCCCCGAGGGCTACAGCATCGATCAGCTTGTTGGCAAGATCGTTGATGTTGACGTTGACGTTGCCAAGACCTGGTATTTGTCCGGCTCCGTTGTGGGCGAGCCGCGCTAA
- a CDS encoding stage V sporulation protein S, with the protein MDCLKVSSKSSPASVAGAIAGMVKDGVPVNIQCVGAGAVNQAIKAVAIARGFLIPTGFDISCAPVFSDILINGESRTAIRLSIYVHQINRAAMDNVVMDDVKPVA; encoded by the coding sequence ATGGATTGCCTGAAGGTATCAAGCAAATCATCGCCCGCGTCCGTTGCCGGCGCCATCGCCGGCATGGTCAAGGATGGTGTACCCGTCAACATCCAGTGTGTCGGCGCCGGTGCGGTCAACCAGGCCATTAAGGCCGTGGCTATCGCGCGCGGTTTTTTGATTCCAACCGGTTTTGATATTTCCTGCGCGCCCGTGTTCTCCGACATCCTCATTAACGGGGAGTCGCGCACGGCCATCCGCCTTTCTATCTACGTTCACCAGATCAATCGAGCTGCTATGGATAACGTCGTCATGGATGATGTTAAGCCTGTGGCATAG
- a CDS encoding ATP-binding protein — translation MSDANELISFIASMSGEGNLRVEENLGEGYVRLRVSEAERRQAKHDIQHVEDIVIEMLRNARDAGADKVYLATTKEDGVRTLVFLDNGSGVPQDMQERIFDARVTSKLESMKMDRWGVHGRGMALFSIKQNTDEARVVTSGVDLGSAFKVSVAADRLSERADQSSWPQAVKDEDGRYVCARGPHNIIRAACEFALEELRGCDVYLGSPSEIAATLYAQASSRLDTSRLLFIDDESELPVVDRLGLASDAEDFIRICSGLGLEMSERTAHRILAGQIKPVRGVTARLLRERDSSSHAPAPVDLAKDRRGLRIAKDDMAQFSRAVERDFNDLAARYYLNLCGDPKIRVSRDRITVTFDLAKEE, via the coding sequence ATGAGCGACGCGAACGAGCTCATCTCATTTATCGCGTCGATGTCGGGGGAGGGCAACCTTCGCGTCGAGGAGAACCTTGGCGAGGGGTATGTCCGCCTCCGCGTTTCGGAGGCCGAGCGGCGCCAGGCAAAGCACGACATTCAGCATGTCGAGGATATCGTCATCGAAATGCTCCGTAATGCTCGCGATGCCGGCGCCGACAAAGTCTATCTCGCTACGACCAAGGAAGATGGCGTTCGCACGCTTGTCTTTCTGGATAACGGTTCGGGCGTTCCGCAGGATATGCAAGAGCGAATCTTCGATGCCCGCGTTACCTCCAAGCTTGAGAGCATGAAGATGGACCGTTGGGGCGTTCACGGTCGTGGCATGGCATTGTTTTCGATCAAGCAGAACACCGACGAGGCCCGTGTGGTCACGTCCGGCGTCGATCTTGGTTCAGCCTTTAAGGTGAGCGTTGCAGCCGACCGCCTCAGCGAGCGTGCCGATCAGTCCAGCTGGCCCCAGGCCGTCAAGGATGAGGACGGACGTTATGTCTGTGCTCGCGGTCCGCATAATATTATTCGCGCTGCTTGTGAGTTTGCGCTCGAGGAGTTGCGTGGTTGCGATGTCTATCTTGGTTCTCCGTCTGAGATTGCCGCGACCCTTTATGCTCAGGCGTCAAGTCGGCTCGATACGTCTCGTCTCCTGTTCATTGACGACGAGAGCGAGCTTCCGGTTGTCGATCGTTTAGGCCTTGCCTCCGATGCCGAGGACTTTATCCGTATCTGCTCGGGTTTGGGTCTTGAGATGTCCGAGCGCACGGCACATCGCATTTTGGCAGGGCAGATTAAGCCCGTTCGCGGTGTGACTGCGCGTCTGCTGCGCGAGCGTGATTCTTCCTCGCATGCGCCGGCTCCTGTCGATCTCGCGAAGGATCGTCGCGGGCTACGTATTGCCAAGGATGACATGGCACAGTTTTCGCGTGCTGTGGAGCGGGACTTTAATGACCTTGCCGCCCGGTACTATCTCAACCTTTGCGGCGACCCAAAGATTCGTGTTTCGCGTGATCGAATCACTGTGACCTTCGATCTTGCCAAAGAGGAATAG
- the rny gene encoding ribonuclease Y, translated as MPIIAALVGIVLGAIAAIAYMRTAKQGSLHEADEKIQSAHAQAESLIGDAKRQAETLKKEALLEAKEEIIKNKQAAEAEDKQRKSEIRTLENRVMQREESLDRRNDALDKREHQLSSQAGQVEKRSRELEELCAKQTSELERIADLTREDAHKELLDKVRGEVTHEAATIIRESEQQVRAECHKTAQEILSLAIQRCAADHTAEVTVTSVHIPSDDLKGRIIGREGRNIRTFEQVSGVNLVIDDTPETVVLSSFDPVRRETARVALENLIADGRIHPARIEEMYHKAADLVQQRVREAGEQAAFDTGIHDLHPEIVKTLGALRYRTSFGQNVLQHSLEVSDLCGVMASELGLDVVTAKRAGLLHDLGKAIDHDVEGPHAVIGAELARRYGEKPVIVHAIEAHHADVDPNTVLDVLVQAADAVSASRPGARRESAENYIKRLEKLEEIANSHDGVERTYAMQAGREVHVMVQPDKISDAQSTVLAHDIAHQIEEEMEYPGQVRVVVIRESRAVDIAK; from the coding sequence ATGCCTATCATCGCAGCGCTCGTTGGCATCGTTTTGGGTGCCATCGCCGCCATTGCCTACATGCGCACCGCCAAGCAGGGTAGTCTTCACGAGGCCGACGAAAAGATCCAGTCGGCACACGCACAGGCTGAGTCCCTGATCGGTGATGCTAAGCGTCAGGCCGAGACCCTCAAAAAAGAGGCTCTGCTCGAGGCTAAAGAGGAGATCATCAAGAACAAGCAGGCCGCCGAGGCCGAGGACAAGCAGCGTAAGAGCGAGATTCGTACGCTCGAGAACCGTGTGATGCAGCGCGAGGAGTCCCTTGATCGCCGAAACGACGCTCTCGACAAGCGTGAGCACCAGCTGTCCAGCCAGGCCGGTCAGGTCGAGAAGCGCTCCCGCGAGCTTGAGGAGCTCTGCGCCAAGCAGACCTCCGAGCTCGAGCGTATCGCCGACCTGACCCGCGAGGACGCCCACAAGGAGCTCCTCGATAAGGTTCGCGGCGAGGTCACCCACGAGGCTGCCACGATCATTCGCGAGTCCGAGCAGCAGGTTCGCGCCGAGTGCCACAAGACCGCCCAGGAGATTCTGTCCCTGGCGATTCAGCGCTGCGCTGCCGACCACACTGCCGAGGTCACCGTTACCTCCGTGCACATTCCCTCTGATGACCTCAAGGGCCGTATCATCGGTCGCGAGGGTCGCAACATCCGGACCTTCGAGCAGGTTTCCGGCGTCAACCTCGTGATCGACGATACGCCCGAGACCGTCGTTCTTTCGAGCTTCGACCCGGTCCGTCGTGAGACCGCTCGTGTTGCCCTCGAGAACCTCATCGCCGACGGCCGCATTCACCCCGCCCGCATCGAGGAGATGTATCACAAGGCTGCCGACCTGGTTCAGCAGCGCGTGCGCGAGGCTGGCGAGCAGGCTGCCTTCGATACCGGCATCCACGACCTGCATCCCGAGATCGTCAAGACCCTTGGTGCCCTGCGCTACCGTACCTCGTTTGGTCAGAACGTGCTTCAGCACTCCCTCGAAGTCTCTGACCTGTGCGGCGTGATGGCTTCCGAGCTTGGCCTGGACGTTGTGACCGCCAAGCGCGCCGGCCTGCTGCACGACCTGGGCAAGGCAATCGACCATGACGTCGAGGGCCCGCATGCCGTCATCGGCGCCGAGCTTGCCCGCCGTTATGGCGAGAAGCCCGTTATCGTCCACGCTATCGAGGCTCACCATGCCGACGTCGACCCCAACACGGTGCTCGATGTCCTGGTACAGGCCGCCGATGCTGTCTCTGCCTCTCGCCCCGGTGCCCGTCGCGAGTCTGCCGAGAACTACATCAAGCGTCTTGAGAAGCTCGAGGAGATCGCCAACTCCCATGATGGCGTCGAGCGTACCTATGCCATGCAGGCTGGTCGCGAGGTCCACGTCATGGTTCAGCCGGACAAGATCTCTGATGCCCAGTCCACGGTCCTGGCTCACGATATCGCCCATCAGATCGAGGAAGAGATGGAGTATCCCGGTCAGGTGCGCGTCGTCGTGATTCGCGAGAGCCGCGCTGTCGATATCGCTAAATAA
- a CDS encoding regulatory protein RecX, whose amino-acid sequence MSYTVTEATVVFPDKKAASSFSSGYASKKPCAHIDCELEGGFERSIWIPVRVARLYVKNRPDLPCDWDNFREAVQLIERQCALTMVTEMLSRRDHATGEVCDKLARYGFHQPAIDFAVERATEYHFLDENRFCSYFIEERKRRGWGQRKIETELKRRHVVLDDIPGYPEDYFAVEDDLARASALLAKRRVPETRGFEKLVRFLMGKGFSYHIAADAVKARLDAEREECAV is encoded by the coding sequence ATGTCGTATACGGTGACCGAGGCCACGGTCGTCTTTCCCGATAAGAAGGCGGCCTCCTCGTTCTCGAGCGGGTATGCGTCCAAAAAGCCTTGCGCACATATCGATTGTGAGCTTGAGGGCGGTTTTGAGCGGTCCATTTGGATTCCCGTGCGGGTCGCGCGCCTGTATGTCAAAAATCGCCCCGATCTGCCCTGTGATTGGGACAACTTTCGTGAGGCGGTGCAGCTCATCGAGCGTCAATGTGCACTTACCATGGTGACCGAGATGTTATCGCGCCGCGACCATGCGACGGGTGAGGTCTGTGACAAGCTGGCTCGCTACGGCTTTCACCAGCCCGCGATCGATTTCGCCGTCGAGCGCGCCACCGAGTATCACTTTTTAGACGAGAACCGCTTTTGCTCGTACTTTATCGAGGAGCGCAAGCGGCGCGGTTGGGGACAGCGCAAAATCGAGACCGAGCTCAAGCGCCGTCATGTCGTGCTCGATGACATTCCCGGTTATCCCGAGGATTATTTTGCCGTCGAAGACGATTTGGCGCGTGCGTCAGCCCTGCTCGCCAAGCGGCGTGTTCCAGAGACGCGCGGATTCGAAAAACTGGTTCGGTTTTTGATGGGCAAGGGCTTCTCGTATCACATCGCCGCCGATGCCGTTAAGGCACGTCTCGATGCCGAACGCGAGGAATGTGCGGTTTAG
- the recA gene encoding recombinase RecA has protein sequence MAKNSGPVRTVHARTTGKERDEMIATTKAEIEKKFGQGSIMRYGDGGPELEVEAIPTGALALDAALGIGGVPRGRIVEIYGPESSGKTTLSLEILAEAQAMGGVVAFIDAEHALDPTYAARIGVDIDEVLISQPDTGEQALEIVDMLVRSGAIDAIVVDSVAALTPRAEIEGEIGDTTVGLQARLMSQALRKLAGSLSKSNTTCIFINQLREKIGVMFGNPETTTGGRALKFFSSVRIDIRRIDSIKLKDEVIGNRVRAKVVKNKVAAPFRSAEFDIMYGTGISKEGSILDMAVECGICKKMGSWFAYGEDKLGNGREAAKAFLREHPDCADEIEHKVRLACGLEFDDDAPSEVELTDQPAPEEFDELYAIDGSAMLDDDDE, from the coding sequence ATGGCCAAGAATTCAGGTCCCGTACGTACCGTTCATGCTCGCACGACGGGTAAAGAGCGCGATGAGATGATCGCCACCACCAAGGCCGAGATCGAGAAGAAATTCGGCCAGGGTTCCATCATGAGGTACGGCGACGGTGGTCCCGAGCTCGAGGTCGAGGCCATTCCCACGGGCGCCCTGGCCCTCGATGCCGCGCTGGGTATCGGCGGCGTGCCGCGCGGCCGTATCGTCGAGATTTACGGTCCTGAGTCCTCCGGTAAGACGACGCTTTCGCTCGAGATCCTGGCCGAGGCCCAGGCAATGGGTGGCGTTGTGGCATTTATCGATGCCGAGCACGCGCTTGATCCCACGTATGCCGCGCGCATCGGCGTGGATATCGACGAGGTGCTCATTTCCCAGCCCGATACGGGCGAGCAGGCGCTCGAGATTGTTGACATGCTCGTGCGTTCCGGCGCCATCGATGCCATCGTCGTCGACTCCGTCGCCGCGCTGACCCCGCGTGCCGAGATCGAGGGAGAAATCGGCGATACTACGGTCGGTCTTCAGGCTCGCCTGATGAGCCAGGCGCTCCGCAAGCTCGCCGGCTCGCTGTCCAAGTCCAACACGACGTGCATCTTCATTAACCAGCTGCGTGAGAAGATCGGCGTCATGTTCGGCAACCCCGAGACTACGACGGGCGGCCGCGCCCTTAAGTTCTTCTCTTCGGTGCGTATCGACATTCGCCGTATCGACAGCATTAAGCTTAAGGACGAGGTTATCGGTAACCGCGTGCGCGCCAAGGTCGTTAAGAACAAGGTGGCAGCTCCGTTCCGTTCTGCTGAGTTCGACATCATGTACGGTACGGGCATCTCTAAGGAGGGCTCGATTCTGGACATGGCTGTCGAGTGCGGCATCTGCAAGAAGATGGGCTCCTGGTTTGCCTATGGCGAGGACAAGCTCGGCAACGGTCGCGAGGCCGCCAAGGCGTTCCTGCGCGAACACCCCGATTGCGCTGACGAGATTGAGCATAAGGTCCGCCTTGCCTGCGGACTTGAGTTTGATGACGATGCTCCGTCCGAGGTCGAGCTGACCGATCAGCCTGCGCCTGAGGAGTTTGACGAGCTTTACGCCATCGATGGTTCCGCCATGCTCGATGATGACGACGAGTAG
- a CDS encoding CinA family protein translates to MTDSFEQISAHNEELARDIVERASARGVTVSTAESLTAGMIASTIADIPGASAVLRGGAVTYCDEIKHRVLGVERETLDRYTAVSHQTAREMAVGSLELYQSDIAVSATGYAGPGGGTEDDPAGTFYIGWAHRSADGGVPVVDSVRCHYEGDRSCVRAHAVTEALGRIALVLNSME, encoded by the coding sequence ATGACGGACTCTTTTGAGCAGATTTCCGCACATAACGAGGAGCTGGCGCGTGATATTGTCGAGCGCGCGAGCGCTCGGGGCGTGACGGTTTCGACGGCTGAGTCGCTGACGGCGGGTATGATCGCATCGACGATTGCCGATATCCCAGGCGCCTCGGCGGTGCTGCGTGGCGGTGCGGTGACCTATTGCGATGAGATTAAGCATCGCGTTCTTGGTGTTGAGCGGGAGACGCTCGACCGCTATACCGCGGTGTCGCATCAGACCGCGCGCGAGATGGCGGTGGGTTCGCTGGAGCTGTACCAGAGCGATATTGCAGTGAGCGCAACGGGTTATGCCGGCCCCGGCGGTGGCACTGAGGACGATCCGGCGGGCACTTTCTATATTGGCTGGGCGCATCGTTCCGCCGATGGGGGCGTGCCGGTCGTGGACTCTGTGCGCTGCCACTATGAGGGCGACCGTTCGTGTGTTCGTGCCCATGCGGTCACGGAGGCATTGGGTCGCATTGCCCTTGTGCTCAACTCTATGGAATAG
- the pgsA gene encoding CDP-diacylglycerol--glycerol-3-phosphate 3-phosphatidyltransferase — translation MIVSALSHTSVAGTDWSTFDGPLAAAAFILYVILSCTDKVDGYLARSRNEITDFGKFLDPIADKLLVFSALLLFLDFGAVTVWSVFIILFRELLVSALRMVASAAGVVVAADKLGKYKTATTMVSICGYLCVFAMAGLHLGPVALTLGIYSVSRFLYAVAVVLTVISGAQYFWNCRKIVFSV, via the coding sequence ATGATCGTCTCGGCCCTGTCTCACACGAGTGTTGCCGGTACGGATTGGAGCACCTTCGACGGCCCGCTCGCCGCCGCTGCCTTCATTCTGTATGTGATCCTGTCGTGCACCGATAAGGTCGACGGTTATCTGGCGCGCTCCCGCAACGAGATCACTGATTTCGGTAAGTTCTTGGACCCCATCGCCGATAAGCTGCTGGTGTTCTCGGCCCTGCTGCTGTTCTTGGATTTTGGCGCGGTGACCGTGTGGTCCGTGTTCATTATCCTGTTCCGCGAGCTGCTGGTGAGCGCCCTACGCATGGTTGCGAGTGCGGCCGGCGTGGTCGTTGCGGCCGATAAGCTCGGCAAGTACAAGACGGCAACCACGATGGTCTCCATCTGCGGTTACCTGTGCGTTTTTGCTATGGCCGGCTTGCACCTTGGCCCGGTGGCGCTGACGCTCGGCATCTACTCGGTGTCGCGCTTCCTGTACGCCGTTGCCGTTGTCCTGACCGTTATCTCGGGCGCCCAGTACTTCTGGAACTGCCGCAAGATCGTCTTTTCGGTCTAG